Genomic window (Temnothorax longispinosus isolate EJ_2023e chromosome 3, Tlon_JGU_v1, whole genome shotgun sequence):
atagagttaaaataatactgttttgtgttaaaaaagtaataaatttctacacATATGGTagttaaaagtaacaaaatattacttaactcaaggtattaatttaaatttcatcctttaatggTTCAATATTTAACAACGCAGTTTTACCTCGGCGAGCGAGTTGATGGCCGGCGGTTGCAGACAATCCTGGCAGCATTTCCAAAGCAACGTGAGGAGCACGCGTCCGGGAGGAACGCCCTCCTGCTGCGTCTTCAATTGTAGCTGCCGTCGCTTCAGCTGAAACAACGGGATTATGCACATTTATGCGGGTATACTCGAAAGCTTAGCGCCGTTGTAATACGCGGTAAGACGACAAAAAAAATGgcatacaataataaatgatcGAAACAAACACTAGATGCGTTAAATCGAGAACTTTGCAACCGCTTCTGTTCGCAAGAAATATCGTTAAAGTCGTAATGAGTCGATGTGCGTTTCTTACGGAGATAATAGGCACCACGTAATAAAACGTGTCATTATGTGCTTAGTTATACCTGGCAATACATCTCGTTGAGAAACGTCATAAAGGCTGAGTACCGATGGCAGGTCGTGCCGTCGTGCAGTAATCTAGCGCGATCCTGATACCACTGTTGGCACGTATTTAGCAGAGATTCCAGGAAAGTTTCCTTCGTTTCCTTCTGTACATGAAACGTATTTTAAgttatacaatatttcatCTTGCGTGCGTCACACGAAGATCATCGTTTAAATTGGAATACTACTGTTTGCGCCATTCTTTtagatatacataaaataaatcgaacatcaatatttttaaatttactccttaaaaattaaaaaaaaaaaaagtataatttttcagatatttttttttcttagaacatcatgttttaatttcttttacatttagtaaaaaaaagcaaCGAATGTTCTTCgatcttttcaattttacgaaagaataacaaaagagaaataacGGACCTCTATAATCGTGATGCAAATTTTAGCTGCCGGTTCAGCATACTTGCGATTCTCCACTACCCTGTCCAGAATGTGCCGCACTAGTTCCATCAACGTCCTCGCATTTAAGAGATTCGGATCTGTCAAAAACACCACATATCAGCGTCAGCGCCAATtactttcaataattttctaatcgtttgttaaattcttaattgctGGTTAACTTTCGATTATTTTACTGTCAAAGAAACCATGTAGTtaggaataatatattttgcctGCTTTTATTGAATTACCATTCTCCTGTGACGTATAGATCATGCCATAAAGTATGTCTCATTCGATCAGAGTAACATGGTTTACTTAAATCCTTAGCTTAATGGATTCTTGTAACTGATGATGGACAGACTCTTATACCTTCTATCGCTCGTAGAAGTATATCTTGAACGGGCGAGGGGAATTTTCCAAGTTCGGAGGCGTCCGCGATGTGGAGTGCCTTGGCGGCCAACACGTCTGTCGAGTTGAAGCTCTTCGAGCGCTTCAAGCCGTAAGTCGATACAAAGGTATGCGATTTGGTAAGCTTGCCCGGTTTCACGGAATTAGTCTTCACTTCGTTTTGGTCCACGTTGAAGTGTACCCGATTCGCGACCTGACGGGGCAAGGTAATTTTTCATCTAAACCCAAGAGCTTCTCGGCAGTTAAGTTAATGACAAGTTAATGACCGCTCTGCATTAAATCCTAAATTAAACTGAACGACCGCTCCGCGGtcaatctctttttaaaaaaaatctcttctttaatctttcttttttaaatcttttttttaatcttaggCACAGTTCGCGTCTTTCTTACGTGTAAAATGTTTCCGCTGGAAGCGGACATGTCTAAAAGATGAGGCTGACGCAACGTGGAGTTCGCTGTCGAGTGATGGCCACTCTGAGAATGACGGGACGGTAGTTGGTGCTGTTGCTGCAGAGGATGTTGCAGCTGTTGCTGCTGAGCGTAGAGATACCGGTGGATATTACCGCTCGATTTGCTGTGCTGCAGATAATAGCGCTCCGATGCATTAGTCCGAGACCTAATCGAGACACATGTCCGTTCATACTATTTACAGATCAATCCAAATTCAGAATCGTGCCTGAAATCTTGCATTCCAGGCGAAGCGTGCGTTCGATCAATCAACTTTTGTTCAAAAACGCTCCATATattcacattattattaatatcgttatAATCTTCTCTATACCTTGAAGACTTAACATTAcagttaaaagaaatatttcttattctaaTCTTTTctcatgaaaaaaattgaaatcgatTACTTAAACAAATCACTTTAACATTACATCGTTAAACTGAAAAATTCAAGttgttctattatttatataattaatattaaaatctgtaCAGCTTTCAGAAACAGCTTCGTGACTCGACTAATTCTCACGCGGCGATGGTACGCTATTTAAATATAGTCCACTAGTTCGCACTCACTTAGACGTATGCGAATCATTCTGCTTCATCGTGAATTCCTTGGCGTGCACGTTTAGTCGAAGATTAGTGACGTTCGCCGTGGTTCCTTCCGCTCTCCCACCTAGAGGCGGCCGTGAAAACAAACGGGACGACGTCCGTGTGCAGTGATATAAGATTTACGATACGTATGCTCGTGCGCCTATTGTTAATTAGCGAGAGAATACGAACCTGGGGGTCGGTATATCTCTAGGGACGGTTTGGACTTGGGGGCGGCTACGTTATTACTTCCTTTCTGCGGAATCGCATCCCTCatctaaagaaaacaaataaaatacacgtcACACAAGAACTTAATGAGTCTGTCCTCGAAACGCCTTAGAAGAGTGTTTTGAGTTCGAGGAAAACTTTTTCTCGCCGCGGAATCGCATGGTAGCGAGACTATAATTGTGAATAATTACGCTGTCTGTATTATTAAAGGCTAATGTCAAACTTTCCGATTTGGCTGCAACTCGCATGCGAATGGAAAACGTTAAAAAGATGATTCACCGtccgaagaaaataaaatcgtgCTGGTCAAAGTGTTCACTTTGACTtcttaatgtaattatatataaaacgatgTTAAACTAAACGATTTTTCTCATcgatatttattgcattaaattttaaacatgtaataattgttttataaaattaaaataataacgttttaatgtttttaagcGTACCATGTTCTATTTTTCAACGTGAcacatcaaataaaataacgcgACGATGTAGTCGGCAACATAAATAGTTTTGCAATACAACGGATAtttcaattgtaataaaacCTTGCTCCTAGaagataaattttcttctcgAAAGTGTTACGAATTTTAAGaatagtgtgtgtgtgtattgtatataattctttaaatactATTTAAAACGTGAAGGTAGTGTTTATTCAAGCCAAACAAAACATCAAGTTCAAggctttctttctttctttccattCTTCGTGGACAAAGAATTCTTTTCAAGTGTCCTGTTCAGTTTGCTGAAAAGTGTCTTTCACCGCCCACTGCGAATCTAATCCCCCTTGCAAAATCcgaagttttaaaataatcctaATCGGCAAATCTTGGCATTCGTTCTTCGtgttgtatatattatgtatagcCACGTGCATTATTCACTACAAGTGTATACAAGGTGTTTCTTAAGTactgttcaatattttaagagTCGATTTTTGAAATCGctttaatgaagaaaattttatatgtacatatggtCTCAAAGACCTCGTTTCAGAGGTACagattgtaaaaaattctataaaattattgttttatcttaATAGCTCCTATAAATGAAAAGACGATTCCTCTTCAAATTCAGGTCAGTAAGTAAGCAGAATATTACTTGCCTATAGTCGCCGTTTTGTAAAAAGTCAATGACATAAAAACGGGGTTCAGATAGTACATTACTGGCCCGAACGCCAATGGACGGAATCCaattttttgcagatttttattACGGTACATTCTCgctaattaactttttaaaacctttttttcgtttaagaactaaaaaaaatgataattttataatttatatgtttaatactCAGCATCTCTGAAATGAGGTTTTTGAGACCATATGTTCATATGAACTTTTCTTCATaaaggctacggtcaacgtgacgctacaaatgctttggagcgttcttcttctccttctttcttcattagagaagaaaaaaaaaatacttcgaagcatttgtagcgtcacgttgaccgtagccaaAATGACCTCAAAAGATCAATTtctagaatattaaaaaaaaaaaaaaa
Coding sequences:
- the LOC139810597 gene encoding uncharacterized protein isoform X2; the encoded protein is MRDAIPQKGSNNVAAPKSKPSLEIYRPPGGRAEGTTANVTNLRLNVHAKEFTMKQNDSHTSKSRTNASERYYLQHSKSSGNIHRYLYAQQQQLQHPLQQQHQLPSRHSQSGHHSTANSTLRQPHLLDMSASSGNILHVANRVHFNVDQNEVKTNSVKPGKLTKSHTFVSTYGLKRSKSFNSTDVLAAKALHIADASELGKFPSPVQDILLRAIEDPNLLNARTLMELVRHILDRVVENRKYAEPAAKICITIIEKETKETFLESLLNTCQQWYQDRARLLHDGTTCHRYSAFMTFLNEMYCQLKRRQLQLKTQQEGVPPGRVLLTLLWKCCQDCLQPPAINSLAETNCLFFILTCIGKDLDAELPAQLQQLLGSVRDAFLAEDTTPPPVKRTLLQLIELHAAHWQLPAPAVVYYYPSNSNSK
- the LOC139810597 gene encoding uncharacterized protein isoform X1, encoding METILTSLQASRSSHWVFDNKYKYSARMVRATRADGAKLTKMRDAIPQKGSNNVAAPKSKPSLEIYRPPGGRAEGTTANVTNLRLNVHAKEFTMKQNDSHTSKSRTNASERYYLQHSKSSGNIHRYLYAQQQQLQHPLQQQHQLPSRHSQSGHHSTANSTLRQPHLLDMSASSGNILHVANRVHFNVDQNEVKTNSVKPGKLTKSHTFVSTYGLKRSKSFNSTDVLAAKALHIADASELGKFPSPVQDILLRAIEDPNLLNARTLMELVRHILDRVVENRKYAEPAAKICITIIEKETKETFLESLLNTCQQWYQDRARLLHDGTTCHRYSAFMTFLNEMYCQLKRRQLQLKTQQEGVPPGRVLLTLLWKCCQDCLQPPAINSLAETNCLFFILTCIGKDLDAELPAQLQQLLGSVRDAFLAEDTTPPPVKRTLLQLIELHAAHWQLPAPAVVYYYPSNSNSK